Proteins encoded by one window of Lathyrus oleraceus cultivar Zhongwan6 chromosome 1, CAAS_Psat_ZW6_1.0, whole genome shotgun sequence:
- the LOC127075889 gene encoding uncharacterized protein LOC127075889 → MDKVVEEVEKVKKEWDEAYTKTQDHIKSIQEYGKSGRSKEDQNNSLARLNGIAQDGLALLSSLHFNLDLHAPQLPTQQEVDSARELLQLWKTLTQNLRMSLRNANLQAKANLRKAAQEERELLLGGGEESTVRRRNLQTKAGMTSAAESITESLRRTRQLMVQEVERNTSTLMTLDESTGVLTKAEGEYKGHRSLLMRTRNLLSTMQRQDIIDRVILGVGFLLFSLAVLYVVSKRIGILTLQRKVTGAIKAGMMGHAELRPQAVAEDMNLHQIRVDHVHNIRAPPLEQQIRDEL, encoded by the exons ATGGACAAGGTTGTGGAAGAGGTTGAAAAAGTAAAGAAGGAATGGGACGAAGCTTACACCAAAACACAAGATCACATTAAATCAATTCAAGAGTACGGTAAATCAGGAAGATCCAAAGAGGATCAAAACAATTCACTTGCTAGATTGAATGGTATTGCTCAGGATGGTTTAGCGCTTCTTTCTTCTCTGCATTTCAACCTCGATCTTCACGCTCCACAATTGCCTACTCAACAAGAGGTTGATTCTGCTCGTGAATTGCTTCAATTATGGAAAACCCTAACTCAAAA TTTGCGTATGAGTTTGAGGAATGCTAATCTACAAGCCAAGGCTAATTTAAGGAAAGCTGCTCAGGAGGAG AGAGAACTACTTCTAGGCGGTGGAGAAGAGTCCACAGTCCGCAGACGCAATTTGCA GACAAAAGCTGGAATGACCTCTGCAGCAGAGAGCATCACAGAAAGCCTACGCCGTACTCGCCAATTGATGGTTCAG GAAGTTGAAAGAAACACAAGCACACTTATGACTCTTG ATGAATCAACAGGAGTTTTAACAAAGGCTGAAGGTGAATATAAAGGGCACCGCTCATTGTTGATGAGAACTAGAAATCTTCTCTCCACAATGCAACGTCAAGATATCATAGACAG GGTGATACTTGGGGTTGGCTTTCTATTGTTCTCCCTTGCCGTTCTTTACGTTGTTTCCAAGCGTATTGGAATACTTACCTTACAGCGAAAGGTTACTGGGGCCATAAAAGCTGGGATGATGGGGCATGCAGAGCTAAGACCACAAGCTGTTGCAGAGGACATGAATCTTCATCAAATCAGAGTTGATCATGTTCATAATATACGTGCCCCTCCTTTAGAACAACAAATACGTGATGAACTTTGA